One window of the Perca fluviatilis chromosome 5, GENO_Pfluv_1.0, whole genome shotgun sequence genome contains the following:
- the LOC120559688 gene encoding uncharacterized protein LOC120559688 has product MMDLAPGKELESEVVNAYLCIVGRTTGARIIDAYTMTEVWQGSQKCFRRLDLLKHDVAAGAVCHQGHWTLIIMYLKEKRCLYLDPFGATQQQMDHCRDVTRALVRKHNPAIGKWTCSTVAHPKQQDTTSCGVLVCKLAELILKGEAVQYPVDQEGVTQLRLDMAMSLLNDTDDLSQLCRACGEESSGADTDDWIECTTCTKWYHSVCVGHPSTEGDYFCKGCIF; this is encoded by the exons atgaTGGACCTGGCACCAGGAAAGGAGTTGGAGTCAGAG GTTGTGAATGCATACCTATGCATTGTGGGCCGTACAACGGGGGCAAGAATTATTGACGCctatacaatgactgaggtCTGGCAGGGCTCTCAAAAATGTTTCAGAAGG CTTGACCTTCTGAAACATGATGTGGCTGCTGGAGCCGTTTGCCACCAGGGACACTGGACGCTCATT ATCATGTATCTCAAGGAGAAGAGGTGCTTGTACTTGGATCCATTTGGGGCCACGCAACAACAAATGGATCATTGCAGGGATGTGACAAG AGCCCTGGTCCGGAAACATAATCCGGCAATCGGGAAATGGACATGCTCCACTGTTGCCCATCCGAAACAGCAGGACACCACATCATGTGGAGTGCTTGTTTGCAAG CTTGCAGAGCTGATCTTAAAAGGTGAGGCTGTGCAGTACCCTGTGGACCAGGAGGGTGTTACACAGTTGAGACTGGACATGGCCATGTCCTTGTTGAATGACACAG ATGACTTGTCCCAGTTATGTCGGGCTTGTGGGGAGGAGAGCTCAGGGGCTGACACAGATGACTGG ATTGAGTGCACCACCTGCACTaaatggtaccacagtgtgtgtgttgggcatCCCTCCACAGAGGGAGATTATTTTTGTAAGGGCTgtatattttaa